The genomic segment GCACCGCCAGTGACATTGTCCACATCTAGAGCGATCAGCTCCGTATGCGGGACCCCGTCTCCGTGCCAGCCGACCGTTCCATCATCAGGGCCCATGAATGTGATTGCCGTGGTGATGACTGATATCGGGTAGATCTCCAGCTCAGTGCCGGCAATCTCGCTGAGGGCATTGAGGCGCCCGTCGAGATGAAACAGCTCGAGAATCTCCGGGATCAGCTTGTGGGCACCGCGAATATACCGAAGGTTCAGGTGTTTTGTTTCACTCGATTCCTCCTTGATTTCACGGGCTTGAGTACAAATTGTCGCCAGCAGATCATCCGGGTATTGATGCGACAACTGCGCGGCACCGAAGTCGGAGGCCTGCCAAAACGTTTCCTTGCCAAGAAGCTCGCGACGAGTGAACTGCTGCGTGATATCAAACATGTGGTGTCTCCTTGACTGGGTCGTGCCGAGAAAATATGCGCGTCACCCCGGTGGTTCGAGATACGCACCCGATGTCCGACGATCAACACCCTCCCAGCGGTCTTTGGTTCGCGTGAACTGACTCCCTGGGCGTGGACGCCGCCCCGTTCGGCTGTGAGGCGTATGATCGTCTTACACAACTTACAGTACGACGACATAAGTAAGGTCTGCAAGTGGTAAATACAAATTACTCGGTTCAAATTTTGGATTACCGCAACGGCGCTGCCAACGCCACGCTCCTCGCGAACACCGATGCGGGCAGAGTTGCGGAGGATCGACTCCAGTCGATCGAGGACCTTCAAACACTCCTCGACCAGGCGGGAATCGCCGCGACAACGGCGCGAACCATCACGACGTCAGACGTGACACGCGCACGGGCGCTCCGCACGCAGCTGCGTCAAGTGCTCAGCGCCACAGAGCTAACGACCGCGATTGCTCAACTCAACGCTCTTCTTGTGGCTGCTCATCCTGACGCGACACTCAACTGGGTGAGCGACACTCACGAATGGGGATGGCATCTGTCCGTACCTGCGGACACCGATGCGGTTCGTCAGTTACAGCTGGTGACGACCTCGAGCCTGCTTGCAATGACCCGCACATTCGGTCTGGCCCGATTCGGGGATTGCACGGCGACCGATTGCACTGGCATGTTCGCCGATACATCACGTGGCGGACGCCGTCGGTTCTGCGACCCGACGCGATGTGGAAACCGGGCCCACGTGGCCGCCTATCGTGCCCGTAACGGCCACACCCACACCGGCAGCAGTGAACCGAAAAACCATTGAACAATTCTCCTGGGTGTCCGACAACGACCCTGGTCACGATGACTGAGGAACCTATCTACATCAGCGACGATATTCTGTGGTCGCCTTGCTCGCGCCTCGACAACGTGCGCTGGCCAACGACACCAGTTCACGCCGCCTGACGCAACGGCATCGACGCCAAACCTCGCGGCCTGTTTGGCGATCCCTCAGTGAACGGTTGTTAGATCTTCGCCGTGTCGGTCGCCTGCTCACTCACCCTGGCGAAACTGCGGCAATACAACGGCGATGTCGTAAACCTCGATCTCGAGCAGACGTACCAACTCGTCGCCCGTCGTCAGCCAGAGGCCCTTGTTCTCCTGGGTATCCCAGCCGTCGACCGGGTCGAAGTGCTGCTGCCAGAAACGGGACCACTCGTTGAGTCGTTGACCTATCTGCAGTGAGATGCCGTAGTCATCTGGCTCCATCACGTACTTGTCAGTGAAGCTCTCCCGCAAGGGGTAGTTGTGCCCCAAGTCCGCGAAGAACCGAATGCGGTGCAGTTCGCCATTACGCTCTTTCCGAGCATGTTCGATCGCGCGCTCGTCTGTGATGCTGGGCGGCACAAGTAATTCCAGCTGTGTCATTGGGTCGACGACGCGGCGGTCCTCGCTGGCGACCTGGTTCGGAGACGGCCTCTCTGTCATCTCCTCAGGCTAAGTCGACCAAATGGACAAGAGCAAACCGTCCGCAGATGTCTCCGCCGCAAGTGGGCCATCGGATCGTCGTGGTTCCGCTATATCAAGGTGTCCGTTAGCCGGAGGCCTCGCGGACTCTCCCGTGCACCGGCTGGGTTGCGCCGTGCGCGTAAGCGTGTGCCGCCCGTAGGACCCGCCCGAGATTAAGCCCGCTCAGCGGGTGTCATGTGCAACAACGGTCGTGTGTCGAATTCGTTCGTATTCGCTACAACTATCACGACCGGAAGCGTCAGTTTCGGTGTCCTGTGTTTTCGGGTGTCGTGGAGATGGGTTTTGTAGCGTAACTCAGTGTCGGTTTCTATGCCTCAGTTCCTCACGGTGCTGATGACTTCCGCTACAGTCGGCGTATGGGTCATCTTTTAGGATATGCGCGGGTGTCGACGACGGATCAGGACGCGTCGTTGCAGGTTGATGCGTTGAACGCGGCGGGGTGTTACCGAGTGTTTGTGGACACCATCTCGGGCTCGATCGATCAGCGACCTGAGCTGGGTAAGTTGCTGGACCAATTGCGTCCGGGGGACACGCTTGTGGTGTGGAGGCTTGACCGGCTGGGGCGTTCTATCCGGCACCTCATCGATCAGCTGTCCCTTCTTTCCGAGCGCAAGATCGGGTTTCGCACGTTGCAGGAAACGATCGATACGACGTCGTCGGGTGGTCGTTTGGTGTTCCACGTGTTTGCGGCGTTGGCGGAATTCGAACGCGATCTGATCCGTGAGCGGACCAACGCGGGGTTGCAGGCGGCGCGGGCGCGGGGCCGCACGGGTGGCCGCCCGCCTCTTCTCACTGATGATCAAGTCACGACTGCCCAACGCATGTATCAGCAGAAGGACATGACTGTCGCTCAGATCGGTGACGTGCTCGGTGTGAGCCGGACGACTATCTATCGCACCCTGCACCGCCAGCCCGTGAAACCCCAGGGCCGGCGCCCGCGACGGGTAGCGCCCGCCACGTAGGTCCGCATGACCGCCAGCAGTGACAGCCCATCCCAGCCGGGGCCGACACGGGCACTCATCGGGCCCCTAATCGGTGGCCCCCGAGCGCGCTACTGGCCACACCGCCCGGTAGCCCCCAAAGTCAATATCGGTGGCCCCCAGAAGCGCGAATACTCAACCGGTGCTGGTCCTGTCAAAGGAACCTTTGTTGAGATGCAGCCTAATTTGTAAGTCAGGCGCTTACGGGCGGGTGGCATGTGGGTAGGTCCTTTCTATTTCTATATAGATACGAAAGTTGTGTTCCATGTTTTTATGAAATATGCGAAGATGGTGGTATGAAGAACGTGGAGATAGTTTGGCGCACGTTGGCCGATACCGCGCTGGGGGGACAGCGAGACTGGAACAGCATTGGTGATATTGCTAATGCTGCGTCGGTGGCGCCGTCCACTACCTATCAGGCGCTGGGACGGCTTCTTGATATCGGTGCCGTCCGCGCGAATGCCCGTCGTGGCTACACTGTCGTCGCGCCGGAGAAGCTCCTTGATGCCTTCGCCGCTCACCGAAACTTGCGGGCCGACACTGTGGTCTCAACAACGCTGCCCGCCGCTCAGGCGTTTCTCGACGACGGCGAAGTCGACTACGCCCTCAGCGGCAGTACTGCCGCCGTGCACTACCTGGGTGGCCGCAATACTGTCGCTGATCTCGGCCGACGAATCATCTACACCACACGCACTGTGTCGCAGGCAGACTTTCCGGTGGGTGATGAGGTCATCTTCCTCACTGAGGATCAGGGCGCGGCACGGAAATGGCGGTCCGGTTACGCCAGTCTCGCCCAGACCTACGCTGACCTTTGGGCAAGCCCAGGATGGCAAGCCGCCGAGTTCACCCGCGCATTGAAAACGACCCTGTTCCCGGCTGCGGATTGGGAGCAGCGAACCAGTGCCTAGCCTCTACGAGGACAGAGACGGAGTTATCCGTGCGCTGGTCGACCGGCTGGGCCATGATCTCGAACCCTCGATTCTCATTGGCGGCTGGGCAACATTCGTTCGTGTCGGAGGGGAAATCAGTCTCGACATCGACCTCATCACTTCGCAAGAGAGCCGACACAAGCTTGAGCAGCTGATGACCGACATCTCAACGAGCAACAACCACCAAGGCAAGAAGCTCCGTGCGACGATCGACAACGTCCATCTCGACATCTATCTCCCGTACGAATCTCAACTCGGAGGCAAACTACGACTGAAGGTCGAGATGCTCGCGGAATACCCCGACGAGGTGTCCTTCGAAAAATGGACACTCCTGCGACTCGAAGCGCACATTGCGACAAAGATGGCGGCACTGCTCGACCGACATTTCTCGGAGAAAGGCCAGAAGGATGCCCGCGAGATCCTTGCACTACTTAAACAAGATGGCGTCGATGCCACGGTTGCCGCCGAGATTCTCGACCGAGCCTCCACAGTCGCTATCGACGATCTGCCCGCCATGATCGGTCAGGCTTTCGATCTTATTACCCAGATCATTCCGCTGTCGAAGAGCGACAAGAAACGTCTGGCCACCATCAAGAAGTCATGGGTCGGGGAACTTGAGCGGCGAGGGTTGCGCCCTCAGGAACTGCGCCCACGGCTGTGAGGGGACGAATAGGAACGGTGCGGCCGTCGAGCGCCGTCAGCTGGGGTCGCTGCCTCAGAAACCAACGATTCCGCTACATGCAAGCAGGGACGATCCTTGGTCACGTCCCGCCGGGTGGATGCTCCTATTGATGTCAAGCGGCCTTTGGGGTGGGTTTCGCTTGTCGGGATTGGTCGTCGAGCCAGGCGCTGAAGGTGGTTTCCAGGTCGGTGTCAGCGCGTTGTCCTATTTCGAGTCGACGTAAGCGCTGGTAGGGGACGTTGAGCTGTTTGGCCGCGTCAGTGAGGACGATGCCGAGTGTTTGGCGGCGTTGCCGCAGCCGTGGTCCACCGGGCAGAGGGACAGCGTGGTTTTTGGTGAGCAATGCAAATATTTCGTTGGCGACGTGGCGTTTGAGGCAGCGGACGATGTCGCGGTCGGAAAGGCCTTCAGCGGTGCGTCGGGCGATGTAGGCCATAGTCCGAGGTTCCTTGTGGCGTTTGCGGAGCAGGACAATACGGTGCAGGGCAGCGTTGGCTTGCCGGTCGCCACCGCGCGAGAGACGGAAACGTTGCCGTTTTCCCGAAGATGCCGGAATAGGTGCGACGCCGCACAGAGCAGCAAACTGGGCCTTGGTGGAGATGCGGTCTGGGTTGTCGCCGGCAGTGGCGAGCAGGTGTGCGGCAACAAACGGGCCCACGCCGCTTGCGGCCATGAGAGCCGGATTCTGCCGGCTGGCGAGTTGGCCAAGTTGGCTGTCGATAAGAGCAATATCCGCTGTCAGGACCTGATGGCGTTGCGCGAGGCGTTTCGCTGATGCCCGTAGGATCAGCTCCGGAGTGGTGCCCGGTGTGGGTCGTGTGCGCGCGAGCGCAACCGTGAGTTTGTTGCCGTCGTATCGGCGAAAATCTTGCCGGATGGCCTCGGGTGCGCTCACCAACAGGGCATGGATCTGATTGATGCTGGCCGTGCGCGCCTTGGTGGCAGAGGAGCGTTCCGCAAGTAAGACCCGCATCGACTCGACGTCGCCATCGCGTTGTTTCGGGGTTGATAACCCTCGCCCAGCGAGAACCGACATCGCCGCTTGGTGGGCGTCGAGGGGATCGGATTTGCCGCGCAACCGACGCTCGGCACGGTTGGCGCGAGTGACCTCAACCACGCGCATTCCGGCATTCGCCAAAACGCGGGCAAGTTCCGCACCGTAGGAACCGGTTCCTTCGACGCCAACGGCTTCGACGATGCCGTAGGCGTGGAGGAACTCGATGATTTTGCGATAGCCGCTCCCGACTGCGAGGAATTCCCGGTCGGCGATCGGTTGTCCGTGGTCGTCAACGATAGCGACATAGTGCGTGTCTTTGTGGGTATCAACCCCGGCGAAGATGGTTCGTAGAGGCTGGACCGCGATGGTGAATTGTGGCGGTTCACTAGTTGCAACTGTCATGACTTCGGTACTCCCGTTTCTTCGTTGAAGGGAAATCACCGTTGGGTCGGGAGGGCAGACAGCACAGAGGTGAGACTGTTGGCCAGGCTCCTATCAAGTCATGTCGCCCCGATCAAGCGGCATTAGCGGCTCTGGTGCGGCGGACAGATCCACCCAAAGACAACCTCAAAAGGAGTCAGTGTAATTTTGAGTCACCCCGCACCAGAGTCACATCCAGTATCTCTGTGTAATTCATCGTCACCGTGCGGGTCAGCTGATTTGATTATGCAGCACTGAGCTCGGGAATGGGAATCACCCCCGTGAGGGCGCTGGCGTCGGGGCTGGTGAGGGCCGCGTTGAAGGCGGCCAGCTGGCG from the Cryobacterium sp. CG_9.6 genome contains:
- a CDS encoding CGNR zinc finger domain-containing protein, which translates into the protein MVNTNYSVQILDYRNGAANATLLANTDAGRVAEDRLQSIEDLQTLLDQAGIAATTARTITTSDVTRARALRTQLRQVLSATELTTAIAQLNALLVAAHPDATLNWVSDTHEWGWHLSVPADTDAVRQLQLVTTSSLLAMTRTFGLARFGDCTATDCTGMFADTSRGGRRRFCDPTRCGNRAHVAAYRARNGHTHTGSSEPKNH
- a CDS encoding IS110 family transposase; amino-acid sequence: MTVATSEPPQFTIAVQPLRTIFAGVDTHKDTHYVAIVDDHGQPIADREFLAVGSGYRKIIEFLHAYGIVEAVGVEGTGSYGAELARVLANAGMRVVEVTRANRAERRLRGKSDPLDAHQAAMSVLAGRGLSTPKQRDGDVESMRVLLAERSSATKARTASINQIHALLVSAPEAIRQDFRRYDGNKLTVALARTRPTPGTTPELILRASAKRLAQRHQVLTADIALIDSQLGQLASRQNPALMAASGVGPFVAAHLLATAGDNPDRISTKAQFAALCGVAPIPASSGKRQRFRLSRGGDRQANAALHRIVLLRKRHKEPRTMAYIARRTAEGLSDRDIVRCLKRHVANEIFALLTKNHAVPLPGGPRLRQRRQTLGIVLTDAAKQLNVPYQRLRRLEIGQRADTDLETTFSAWLDDQSRQAKPTPKAA
- a CDS encoding recombinase family protein → MGHLLGYARVSTTDQDASLQVDALNAAGCYRVFVDTISGSIDQRPELGKLLDQLRPGDTLVVWRLDRLGRSIRHLIDQLSLLSERKIGFRTLQETIDTTSSGGRLVFHVFAALAEFERDLIRERTNAGLQAARARGRTGGRPPLLTDDQVTTAQRMYQQKDMTVAQIGDVLGVSRTTIYRTLHRQPVKPQGRRPRRVAPAT